The DNA sequence CGCCCTCCCGGTAATCCTGTTAATGCCATGCTAAGTTTCGGTTATCAGATTCTCTGGAATCATTTATTGACCTTAATTGAACTGCAAAATTTAGATCCCTATTATGCCTGTTTACATCAAGACAATCAACGTCATGCTACCTTAGCATCAGATTTAATGGAGGAGTTTCGATCGCCCCTTATAGATTCTTTGGTACTTTATGTAATTAATAGAAATTTAATTAATGGGATAGATGATTTCACCTATAAAAATGGCGGTTGCTATCTTAATAATAATGGTAGAAAAAAGTTTCTGAGTAGTTTTTTACAAAGAATGGAGGAATTGGTGAACACAGGAAAGGAAACCAAACAACCCCGTTGGGATTTGTTGATGAGACAAGTTAAACGTTACAAAGAATTTGTTTATAATCCGATTATTGGTTATCAACCCTATCAAATTCGCTGATGTTATTTTATCTTATCGCCTATGATATTCCCGATGATAAACGACGCAAAAAAATTGCAGATATTCTGACAGGATATGGCTCAAGGGTACAGTATAGTGTTTTTGAATGCGTGTTAAATCTAAAACAATATAAAGAATTGAGAAAAAGATTAAAAAAAGTTTTTAAACAAGAAGAAGACAATTTAAGATTTTATCCAATATCTGCTCATACTCTTAAACAAGTGGAGATATGGGGACAAGGTTCGGAACTGACAAATCCGCCTAAATCAACCATCATATAACTGCGACCCTCAACCAAAATGACCTCAAATTAAGTAGATGCACTGTGAGCCTCGATACCATACTAGGTAAGACTTTTAACTATGTACATCAAAGTAAAGGAAAAGCAATCTGAAGAAAATTTAGCGAAGGTTCGCAAACCGTCGCTAGACATCAAACAGGGTAAAGGGTTAGAATATAACTATCGCTATCTTTTTAGGTAGTGGAATTAATGGAAACTCAATATTCTTCTCTGTATATGCTAGAGCGAACTGGCCTAGTTGGATCGCTATCTTTTTAGGTAGTGGAATTAATGGAAACATGACCTTTATAGACGATAAAAATAGTTTACAAACTTATTTAGAAAATCGCTATCTTTTTAGGTAGTGGAATTAATGGAAACAGGTGGAAATCACCAAATGGAATCAATCCCTGTTCGCTACAATCGCTATCTTTTTAGGTAGTGGAATTAATGGAAACAACTACCTTCCCTGTCTCTGTACCGTGACAAACAACATCGCTATCTTTTTAGGTAGTGGAATTAATGGAAACTGTTTTACAGGGGTTGATAAAGATAAACAAGTTTGCATCGCTATCTTTTTAGGTAGTGGAATTAATGGAAACACGCTTTGCTAACTTGGAGGAAGCCCGAAGAGTAGACGACGATCGCTATCTTTTTAGGTAGTGGAATTAATGGAAACATAGCTTTAGCCGTTAAATCGTCTTCTTGCTTGTAGTCAAATCGCTATCTTTTTAGGTAGTGGAATTAATGGAAACCCCATTAAAATGAATCCATCGCCGTGTTGTCTTCCTAAAAATCGCTATCTTTTTAGGTAGTGGAATTAATGGAAACTAGTTACTAGCCACGTGGTGTTTATACCATTGTCGGGCTAATCGCTATCTTTTTAGGTAGTGGAATTAATGGAAACAGTAGAAGGTGATCGCACTGCAAAGACAATGTAGTCCTCTCTAATCGCTATCTTTTTAGGTAGTGGAATTAATGGAAACACTCCTTTTATACTGAAGACCTTTAGGTCAGATGGGGCTATCGCTATCTTTTTAGGTAGTGGAATTAATGGAAACGACTCTAATTAGCAATAGAGACAATACATTAACTGGATGGAACTATCGCTATCTTTTTAGGTAGTGGAATTAATGGAAACCTCTACCTCTTTTCTCTACTAATGCAACTCCATAACCATCGCTATCTTTTTAGGTAGTGGAATTAATGGAAACTTAGCGACTTGGTCTTTGACACCTTTGGTATGAATGCGTTTGATCGCTATCTTTTTAGGTAGTGGAATTAATGGAAACTTTTTGGGAACACGGATCGTCCAATTCTTTTTGATGGAAGCATCGCTATCTTTTTAGGTAGTGGAATTAATGGAAACCAAAACCCTTCTAGCCCCGTCACTGGGCAAGTAGTCTTGTACCAGTAATCGCTATCTTTTTAGGTAGTGGAATTAATGGAAACCTAGATTGATTTCTTCTTACTGAGCTTTGAACGTAAACATCGCTATCTTTTTAGGTAGTGGAATTAATGGAAACAAGCAGATGGCACTATCCCATTTGTCACCATTTTTCCAAGCATTAGTATCGCTATCTTTTTAGGTAGTGGAATTAATGGA is a window from the Cyanobacterium sp. Dongsha4 genome containing:
- the cas2 gene encoding CRISPR-associated endonuclease Cas2; its protein translation is MLFYLIAYDIPDDKRRKKIADILTGYGSRVQYSVFECVLNLKQYKELRKRLKKVFKQEEDNLRFYPISAHTLKQVEIWGQGSELTNPPKSTII